A genomic segment from Neisseria perflava encodes:
- the lptC gene encoding LPS export ABC transporter periplasmic protein LptC, whose amino-acid sequence MKIRWRYGIAFPLVLAVSLGALAAWLGRISEVQVEEVVLNPNEPQYSMKGINGKRFDQEGRLKEDLSAADAVQYPNSADVHLDKPHLSFYRDGSLLYEVGSDKAVYNIQNKKVVFEQNVVLNKAADAKRLAGIVKTERLNVDTEAQYAHTDSPVTFQYGQSGGQANGMTYDHKTGLLNFPSKVKATIYDTKNL is encoded by the coding sequence ATGAAAATCAGATGGCGTTACGGAATCGCCTTTCCGCTGGTGTTGGCCGTTTCACTCGGCGCACTGGCGGCGTGGCTCGGCCGCATCAGCGAAGTGCAGGTCGAAGAAGTCGTCCTCAATCCGAATGAGCCGCAATATTCGATGAAAGGTATCAACGGCAAACGTTTTGACCAAGAAGGCCGTCTGAAAGAAGACCTGAGCGCGGCCGATGCCGTTCAATATCCCAATAGCGCGGACGTGCATTTGGACAAACCGCATCTTTCGTTTTACCGCGACGGCAGCCTGTTGTACGAAGTCGGCAGCGACAAGGCCGTGTACAATATCCAAAACAAAAAAGTCGTTTTTGAACAAAATGTTGTCTTAAACAAAGCAGCAGATGCCAAGCGTTTGGCCGGCATCGTCAAAACCGAACGTTTGAATGTCGATACCGAAGCACAATACGCCCATACCGACAGCCCGGTTACTTTCCAATACGGACAGTCCGGCGGTCAGGCAAACGGCATGACTTATGACCACAAAACCGGTTTGCTGAATTTCCCTTCCAAAGTGAAAGCCACAATTTATGATACAAAAAATTTGTAA
- a CDS encoding KdsC family phosphatase, which produces MQNLSSDLQQRASGIKLLILDVDGVLTDGRIFIRDNGEEIKSFHTLDGHGLKMLQNNGVQTAIITGRDAPSVGIRVKQLGINYYFKGIHDKRAVYAQLREQAGVEEHECAFVGDDVVDLPVMVRCGLAVAVPEAHWFTLQYAHYVTERSGGAGAVREVCDLIMQAQGTLEPALKEYVR; this is translated from the coding sequence ATGCAAAACCTCTCTTCCGACCTGCAACAACGCGCTTCAGGCATCAAACTGCTGATACTGGATGTAGACGGCGTTTTGACCGACGGCCGCATTTTTATCCGCGACAACGGCGAAGAAATCAAATCGTTCCACACTTTGGACGGACACGGTTTGAAAATGCTTCAGAACAACGGCGTGCAAACGGCGATTATTACCGGCCGCGATGCGCCTTCCGTCGGTATCCGCGTGAAGCAGCTCGGTATCAACTATTACTTCAAAGGTATTCACGACAAACGTGCCGTCTACGCCCAATTGCGCGAACAGGCCGGCGTGGAGGAGCATGAGTGCGCCTTTGTCGGCGACGATGTTGTCGATTTGCCCGTGATGGTGCGTTGCGGATTGGCGGTTGCCGTCCCTGAAGCGCATTGGTTTACTTTGCAATACGCCCATTATGTAACCGAACGTTCCGGCGGCGCAGGCGCGGTGCGTGAAGTGTGCGATTTGATTATGCAGGCGCAAGGTACGCTTGAACCTGCTTTGAAAGAGTATGTACGATGA
- the rpoN gene encoding RNA polymerase factor sigma-54, with protein MSSLVLKLKQTQQLNQRLQQSLRILQMSGLELEREVEDWLLDNPLLERPETDEFADSGLNRAVTMPRAGQQLSGDDAEDIWSNIAEEEDFKHYLHAQVCEHPLSQVEAAYVHVLIDFLDEQGYLTDSLEEIIDHTPLDWMLDEEALQNALDVLQTFEPPGVAAADLTESLMLQLMRLPASPARQMAAHLVQSSLQELGKNRKQNVLRFRKLYPDTDSETIEAALDMIAELNPYPAYGFASATPTPYIQPDVWVKEGKDGWEVISNEAAWPKLQLNQEYCDLMKSAEEGAPKWKEKISEAKQRIDSLELRKSTVLRLAEYIVKNQEDFFIFGEIGLSPMLMKDAAAELGLAESTISRAANQKYLSCPRGLFALRYFFTQAVNADDDGEGFSQGAIKAVLSQLIESEDSSKPYSDEALVKLLKQRGIEIARRTVAKYRESLDIPPAHKRKFTE; from the coding sequence ATGTCTTCACTCGTCCTTAAACTCAAACAGACCCAGCAGCTCAACCAGCGGCTGCAGCAGTCTTTGCGCATCTTGCAGATGTCGGGTCTTGAGCTTGAGCGCGAAGTGGAAGACTGGTTGTTGGACAATCCTCTGCTTGAGCGTCCGGAAACTGATGAGTTTGCCGATAGCGGGCTCAACCGTGCGGTAACCATGCCGCGCGCAGGTCAGCAGTTGAGTGGCGACGATGCCGAAGATATTTGGAGCAACATCGCCGAAGAAGAGGATTTCAAACACTATCTGCATGCCCAAGTGTGCGAGCATCCGCTCTCGCAAGTGGAAGCGGCCTATGTTCACGTCTTGATTGATTTTTTGGATGAACAAGGCTACCTCACCGACAGTCTCGAAGAAATCATCGACCACACGCCGTTGGATTGGATGCTGGACGAAGAAGCCCTGCAAAATGCGCTGGATGTATTGCAAACCTTTGAGCCGCCCGGCGTAGCGGCGGCCGATTTGACCGAGTCGCTCATGCTGCAATTAATGCGTTTGCCGGCTTCTCCTGCCCGACAAATGGCCGCGCATTTGGTGCAAAGTTCGCTTCAAGAGTTAGGCAAAAACCGCAAACAAAACGTTCTGCGTTTCCGCAAACTCTATCCCGATACCGACAGCGAAACCATAGAAGCCGCGCTCGATATGATTGCCGAGCTCAATCCCTATCCGGCCTACGGTTTCGCCTCTGCCACGCCTACACCTTATATTCAGCCTGACGTTTGGGTCAAAGAGGGCAAGGACGGCTGGGAAGTCATCAGCAACGAGGCGGCTTGGCCGAAGCTGCAGCTCAATCAGGAATATTGCGACCTGATGAAATCGGCGGAAGAGGGCGCGCCGAAGTGGAAGGAAAAAATCAGTGAAGCCAAACAGCGCATTGATTCTTTGGAACTGCGCAAAAGCACAGTCCTCCGCCTTGCCGAGTATATTGTCAAAAATCAGGAAGATTTTTTCATCTTCGGAGAAATCGGCCTGTCGCCCATGCTGATGAAAGATGCCGCCGCCGAATTGGGTTTGGCGGAAAGCACCATTTCGCGCGCTGCCAACCAGAAATATTTGTCTTGCCCGCGCGGCCTGTTTGCGTTACGCTATTTCTTCACACAGGCAGTCAATGCCGATGATGACGGCGAAGGGTTCAGTCAAGGCGCAATCAAAGCTGTCTTGAGCCAGCTGATTGAAAGCGAAGACAGCAGCAAACCTTATTCGGACGAGGCCCTCGTCAAATTATTAAAACAACGCGGCATTGAAATCGCCAGACGTACAGTTGCTAAATATAGAGAATCATTAGACATACCACCGGCACACAAACGAAAATTTACCGAGTAG
- the lptB gene encoding LPS export ABC transporter ATP-binding protein: MSANNSRLVVQNLQKSFKKRQVVKSFSLEIESGEVIGLLGPNGAGKTTSFYMIVGLIAADAGSVMLDGQELRHLPIHERARLGVGYLPQEASIFRKMTVEQNIRAILEISMKDKSRIDAELEKLLADLNIERLRNNPAPSLSGGERRRVEIARVLAMQPRFILLDEPFAGVDPIAVIDIQKIIEFLKSRGIGVLITDHNVRETLSICDRAYIISDGTVLASGKPDDLVNNEQVRSVYLGENFKY; this comes from the coding sequence ATGAGCGCAAACAACAGCCGTCTTGTGGTTCAAAACCTGCAAAAAAGTTTCAAAAAACGCCAAGTCGTCAAAAGTTTCTCCCTTGAAATCGAAAGCGGCGAAGTCATCGGCCTGCTCGGCCCCAACGGCGCGGGTAAGACCACCAGCTTTTACATGATAGTCGGCCTGATTGCCGCCGATGCAGGCAGCGTGATGCTGGACGGACAAGAGTTGCGCCACCTGCCCATTCACGAACGCGCCCGCCTCGGCGTCGGCTATCTGCCGCAGGAAGCCTCGATTTTCCGCAAAATGACCGTGGAACAAAATATCCGCGCCATTTTGGAAATCAGCATGAAGGACAAAAGCCGCATCGATGCCGAACTGGAAAAACTGTTGGCCGATTTGAACATCGAACGCCTGCGCAACAACCCCGCGCCGTCTTTATCCGGTGGCGAACGCCGCCGTGTCGAAATCGCGCGCGTGTTGGCCATGCAGCCGCGTTTCATTTTGTTGGACGAACCTTTTGCCGGCGTTGACCCGATTGCCGTCATCGATATTCAGAAAATCATCGAGTTCCTCAAATCACGCGGTATTGGCGTATTGATTACCGACCACAACGTGCGCGAAACCCTCAGCATCTGCGACCGTGCCTACATCATCAGCGACGGTACGGTATTGGCTTCAGGCAAGCCGGACGACTTGGTCAACAATGAACAAGTCCGTTCGGTTTACTTGGGTGAAAATTTCAAATATTGA
- the lptA gene encoding lipopolysaccharide transport periplasmic protein LptA — translation MIQKICKTLALVAVFAASPAFALQSDSKQPIQIEADQGSLDQNNQSTTFSGNVIIKQGTLNIRAGSVTVSRNDKSEQLMKATGSPVKFSQELDGGKGVVNGQANTVTYSSAASLVTLSGNAKVQRGGDVAEGAVITYNTKTEVYTINGSAKSGVKSAAKSGRVSVVIQPSSTQKNK, via the coding sequence ATGATACAAAAAATTTGTAAAACCTTAGCCCTTGTTGCCGTTTTTGCCGCCAGCCCGGCCTTTGCCCTGCAAAGCGACAGCAAGCAGCCGATTCAAATCGAAGCCGACCAAGGCTCGCTTGACCAAAACAACCAAAGCACCACCTTTTCCGGCAACGTCATCATCAAACAAGGCACCCTCAATATCCGTGCCGGCAGCGTAACCGTTTCGCGCAACGACAAAAGCGAGCAGTTGATGAAAGCCACCGGCTCGCCCGTCAAATTCAGCCAAGAGTTGGACGGCGGCAAAGGCGTGGTCAACGGCCAAGCCAATACCGTCACGTATTCTTCCGCAGCCAGTCTGGTTACCCTGTCCGGCAATGCCAAAGTACAGCGCGGCGGCGATGTGGCCGAAGGTGCGGTCATCACGTACAACACCAAAACCGAGGTTTACACTATCAACGGCAGCGCTAAATCCGGTGTGAAATCCGCCGCGAAATCCGGCCGCGTCAGCGTGGTCATCCAGCCGTCCAGCACGCAGAAAAACAAATAA
- a CDS encoding KpsF/GutQ family sugar-phosphate isomerase, which produces MAENTLYLDWARDVLDTEAEGLREIAAALNHDFVRAAEALLHCKGRVVITGMGKSGHIGRKMAATMASTGTPAFFVHPAEAAHGDLGMIVDHDVVVAISNSGESDEIAAIIPALKRKNITLICITAHPTSTMARHADIHITAAVSKEACPLGLAPTSSTTAVMALGDALAVVLLRARAFTPDDFALSHPAGSLGKRLLLRVADIMHKDEALPAVLLGTPLKEAIVRMSEKGLGMLAVTDAEGRLKGVFTDGDLRRLFQERDSFAGLKVDDIMHALPKTISADRLATEALKAMQSGHVNGLLVVEENGVLIGALNMHDLLMARIV; this is translated from the coding sequence ATGGCGGAAAACACACTTTATCTCGACTGGGCGCGCGATGTATTGGATACGGAAGCTGAAGGTTTGCGTGAAATTGCGGCGGCTTTGAACCATGATTTTGTCCGTGCGGCGGAAGCGTTGTTGCACTGCAAGGGCAGAGTGGTCATTACCGGCATGGGCAAGTCCGGACACATCGGCCGCAAAATGGCGGCGACCATGGCTTCCACCGGTACGCCTGCGTTTTTCGTCCACCCTGCCGAAGCGGCGCACGGCGATTTGGGCATGATTGTGGACCACGATGTTGTGGTTGCCATTTCCAATTCCGGCGAAAGCGATGAAATTGCGGCGATTATTCCGGCGTTGAAACGCAAAAACATCACGCTTATCTGCATCACTGCCCATCCGACTTCCACCATGGCGCGTCATGCCGATATCCATATTACCGCGGCGGTTTCCAAAGAAGCCTGCCCGCTCGGCCTTGCGCCGACTTCCAGTACGACCGCCGTGATGGCGTTGGGCGATGCGCTGGCGGTTGTATTGTTGCGCGCACGCGCGTTCACGCCCGACGATTTTGCTTTAAGCCATCCGGCCGGCAGCTTGGGCAAACGCCTGCTGTTGCGTGTGGCGGATATTATGCACAAAGACGAAGCCCTGCCTGCCGTTTTGTTGGGTACGCCGTTGAAAGAGGCCATTGTCCGCATGAGTGAAAAAGGCTTGGGCATGTTGGCGGTAACCGATGCCGAAGGCCGTCTGAAAGGCGTATTTACCGATGGCGACTTACGCCGTCTGTTTCAAGAACGCGACAGCTTTGCCGGTTTGAAAGTGGACGACATCATGCACGCTTTGCCGAAAACCATCTCCGCCGACCGCCTGGCCACCGAAGCCTTGAAAGCCATGCAAAGCGGCCATGTGAACGGTTTGCTGGTGGTCGAAGAAAACGGCGTACTGATTGGCGCGCTGAACATGCACGATTTATTGATGGCACGAATTGTCTGA
- the gluQRS gene encoding tRNA glutamyl-Q(34) synthetase GluQRS, with translation MYIGRFAPSPTGLLHIGSLLTAVASYADARAHQGKWLVRIEDLDPPREMPGAAADILCTLEAFGFEWDGEVAYQSRRYDLYQDTLDRLKAAGLVYPCYCSRKDWQAVATQGADGFVYNGRCRNPQQRPDTQNKTPAWRIQVPDHVIGFSDGIVGHYAQNLAHDIGDFVLLRADGYWAYQLAVVADDADQGITHIVRGQDLLVSTPRQIYLQQCLGVPTPSYAHLPLLTNSQGQKWSKQTLAPALDLNQKEQLLRQVLTYLNLPDAPAVNRPQELLDWAVVHWQMNKIPKSSIITK, from the coding sequence ATGTATATAGGACGTTTCGCCCCCAGCCCTACCGGCCTGCTTCATATCGGCTCCCTGCTGACCGCCGTCGCCTCCTATGCCGACGCGCGCGCCCATCAGGGCAAATGGCTGGTCCGCATTGAAGACCTTGACCCCCCGCGCGAAATGCCCGGCGCCGCTGCCGACATTTTGTGCACGCTTGAGGCTTTCGGTTTTGAGTGGGACGGCGAAGTCGCCTATCAAAGCCGCCGTTACGACCTGTATCAAGACACACTCGACCGCCTCAAAGCAGCCGGGCTGGTGTATCCCTGCTATTGCAGCCGCAAAGACTGGCAGGCAGTGGCAACTCAGGGCGCAGACGGATTTGTGTATAACGGCCGTTGCCGCAATCCACAGCAAAGACCCGACACGCAAAACAAAACGCCGGCATGGCGTATTCAAGTTCCCGATCACGTAATCGGTTTTTCAGACGGCATTGTCGGGCATTACGCACAAAATCTGGCACACGACATCGGCGATTTTGTCCTGCTTCGCGCCGACGGCTATTGGGCCTATCAGCTTGCCGTGGTTGCCGACGATGCCGATCAAGGCATAACGCATATTGTCCGCGGTCAGGACTTGCTCGTTTCTACGCCGCGCCAAATCTATCTGCAACAATGCCTCGGCGTTCCCACACCATCCTACGCCCACCTGCCGCTATTAACCAACAGCCAAGGGCAAAAGTGGTCGAAACAAACCCTTGCCCCAGCTTTGGATTTGAATCAAAAAGAACAACTCCTCCGCCAAGTCCTGACCTATCTCAACCTACCCGATGCCCCCGCCGTAAACCGTCCGCAAGAATTACTCGATTGGGCGGTGGTGCACTGGCAAATGAACAAAATCCCAAAATCGTCCATTATCACGAAATGA
- a CDS encoding LytR/AlgR family response regulator transcription factor: MPSAIIVEDEVLAAERLRVLLEECNVVLLNVFHHAMPALEWLSVHEVDIVFADIGMPEIDGLEFVERIKRTAKRQPEIVFTTAYEEHALRAFELAAADYLLKPIKMTRLQTALDRIIEKNREKADSFTHFKVYNRERMVEIPWQQARYLMAEHKTVYLFTGDGQSYELPKTLVYWEELLGDKVIRIHRNALVFRHTLDSLIRLDDDENDEYASTWGAKILDIPTPLPVSRRQLSTLRKIIKNSI; the protein is encoded by the coding sequence ATGCCAAGTGCCATTATTGTAGAAGACGAAGTATTAGCAGCAGAACGCTTGCGTGTATTATTGGAAGAATGCAATGTCGTACTGCTCAACGTCTTTCACCATGCCATGCCAGCATTGGAGTGGCTGAGCGTCCACGAAGTCGACATCGTCTTTGCCGACATCGGCATGCCGGAAATCGACGGTCTCGAGTTTGTCGAACGCATCAAGCGTACCGCCAAACGCCAGCCGGAAATTGTCTTCACCACAGCCTACGAAGAACACGCCCTGCGCGCGTTTGAGCTGGCTGCCGCAGACTATCTGCTCAAACCGATCAAAATGACCCGCCTGCAAACCGCACTTGACCGCATCATCGAGAAAAACCGCGAAAAAGCAGACAGTTTCACCCATTTTAAAGTGTACAACCGCGAGCGCATGGTTGAAATCCCCTGGCAACAGGCGCGTTATCTGATGGCGGAACACAAAACCGTCTATCTGTTTACCGGCGACGGTCAAAGCTACGAATTACCGAAAACATTGGTTTACTGGGAAGAATTACTGGGCGACAAAGTCATCCGCATCCACCGCAACGCCCTCGTCTTCCGCCACACCCTCGACAGCCTGATTCGATTGGACGATGACGAAAACGACGAATACGCATCCACATGGGGCGCAAAAATTCTCGATATTCCGACCCCGTTGCCCGTCAGCCGCCGACAACTGTCCACCCTGAGGAAAATCATTAAAAACAGCATCTAA
- the ftnA gene encoding non-heme ferritin, producing the protein MLSNSVIKLLNDQMNLEFYSSNLYLQMSAWCEQQGFEGAAKFLSEHAAEEMQHMRKLFTYLNETGALAIITQIDEPPHQFSSLKQVLELTYEHEKLITSKINELVGRTFEEKDYSAFNFLQWYVAEQHEEEKLFSGILDKLNLLGEDGKGLFLVDKDLGALTTNN; encoded by the coding sequence ATGTTATCAAATAGCGTGATTAAACTATTAAATGATCAAATGAATTTAGAGTTTTATTCTTCTAACTTATATTTACAAATGAGCGCCTGGTGCGAACAACAAGGTTTCGAAGGAGCTGCAAAATTTTTATCAGAGCATGCGGCTGAGGAAATGCAGCATATGCGTAAACTCTTCACTTATTTAAATGAGACCGGCGCATTGGCTATCATCACACAAATTGATGAACCACCTCATCAATTTTCATCATTGAAACAAGTACTTGAATTAACTTATGAACATGAAAAGTTAATTACCTCTAAAATCAATGAATTAGTTGGTAGAACTTTTGAAGAGAAAGACTACTCTGCCTTTAACTTCTTACAATGGTATGTGGCTGAACAACATGAAGAAGAAAAATTATTCAGTGGAATTTTGGATAAATTAAATCTTCTTGGTGAAGATGGTAAAGGTTTGTTCTTAGTTGATAAAGATTTAGGCGCATTAACAACAAACAACTAA
- the tal gene encoding transaldolase, with product MTILSDVKALGQQIWLDNLSRSLVQSGELAEMLKQGVCGVTSNPAIFQKAFAGDALYADEVAALKQQDLTPKQRYETMAVADVQAACDVCLTEHESTGGKTGFVSLEVSPELSKDAQGTVEEARRLHAAIGRKNAMIKVPATDEGIEALETLVSDGISVNLTLLFSRTQTLKAYAAYTRGIAKRLEAGHDVSHIQVVASFFISRVDAALDATLPDHLKGKVAIALAKAAYQDWAQYFGSSEFAALAEKGANRVQLLWASTGVKNPAYPDTLYVDSLIGAHTVNTVPDATLKAFIDHGTAKATLTEGTDEAQAQLAETTKLGIDVETLATRLQEDGLKQFEDAFAKLLAPLA from the coding sequence ATGACTATTTTATCGGACGTTAAAGCATTAGGACAACAAATCTGGTTGGACAACCTCTCCCGTTCGCTGGTACAAAGCGGCGAATTGGCCGAAATGCTCAAACAGGGCGTGTGCGGCGTAACTTCCAATCCTGCCATTTTCCAAAAAGCCTTTGCAGGCGATGCCCTGTACGCCGACGAAGTAGCCGCGCTCAAACAGCAAGACCTGACCCCGAAACAACGCTACGAAACCATGGCGGTTGCCGACGTACAAGCCGCTTGCGACGTATGCCTTACCGAACACGAATCCACCGGCGGCAAAACCGGCTTCGTCAGCCTCGAAGTTTCGCCCGAATTATCCAAAGACGCACAAGGCACGGTTGAAGAAGCGCGCCGCCTGCACGCCGCTATCGGCCGTAAAAATGCCATGATTAAAGTACCGGCAACCGACGAAGGCATCGAAGCACTCGAAACCCTCGTTTCAGACGGCATCAGCGTCAACCTGACCCTGCTCTTCTCCCGCACCCAAACCCTCAAAGCCTATGCAGCCTACACACGCGGCATTGCCAAACGTTTGGAAGCAGGGCACGACGTTTCCCATATCCAAGTTGTCGCTAGCTTCTTTATTTCCCGTGTCGATGCCGCGTTGGACGCCACCCTGCCCGACCACCTCAAAGGCAAAGTCGCCATCGCGCTGGCCAAAGCCGCCTATCAAGATTGGGCGCAATACTTCGGCAGCAGCGAATTTGCCGCACTTGCCGAAAAAGGTGCCAACCGCGTACAACTTTTGTGGGCATCCACAGGCGTGAAAAACCCTGCCTATCCTGACACTTTGTACGTTGACAGCCTGATTGGCGCCCATACCGTCAACACCGTTCCCGATGCAACACTCAAAGCCTTTATCGACCACGGTACCGCCAAAGCCACGTTGACCGAAGGTACGGACGAAGCCCAAGCGCAGCTCGCCGAAACCACCAAACTCGGCATTGATGTCGAAACTTTGGCAACGCGTTTGCAGGAAGACGGTTTGAAACAATTTGAAGACGCTTTCGCCAAACTGCTGGCTCCCTTGGCTTAA
- a CDS encoding AmpG family muropeptide MFS transporter, whose amino-acid sequence MTTAPQPSTWRKIFSRKMLICIFTGFTSGLPLYFLYSLIPAWLRSEHIDLKTIGLFALIGFPYTWKFIWSPLLDTVRLPFLGLRRSWMLITQIALLLLLASYAFVRPQEHLSIILGLACATAFFSASQDIVIDAFRREVLSDEELVLGNSLYVNAYRISSLIPASLSLILADRLPWSTVFIITSLFMIPGLLATLFIAREPDHSTLETKGLKETVIEPFHDFFTRQSVKQALTILAFILLYKLGDSMATALAQPFYLDMGFSKTDIGLIGKNAGLWPAVIFGVIGGIWITKLGVNRALWLFGLIQWVTILGFAWLASFGHFDHVGASERIFLAVVIAAEAIGVGLGTTAFVSYMAQQANTAFTATQLALFTSLSAVPRTFMNATAGYLIEAMGYFNFYWLCFALGIPGMLLLFKVAPWNGQKVSN is encoded by the coding sequence ATGACAACCGCACCCCAACCCAGCACTTGGCGCAAGATTTTTTCGCGCAAAATGCTGATCTGCATTTTCACAGGCTTCACTTCGGGGTTGCCGCTTTATTTTCTATACAGCCTGATTCCAGCATGGCTGCGTAGCGAACACATTGATTTGAAAACCATTGGCCTATTTGCATTGATTGGTTTCCCCTACACTTGGAAATTCATCTGGTCACCTCTTTTGGACACCGTACGCCTGCCATTTTTAGGTTTACGGCGCAGTTGGATGCTGATTACCCAAATAGCACTCCTATTGCTTTTGGCTTCCTATGCATTTGTCCGACCGCAAGAACATTTATCCATCATCTTAGGCTTAGCTTGTGCTACAGCATTCTTCTCCGCCAGCCAAGATATTGTGATTGATGCATTCCGACGCGAAGTACTGTCAGATGAAGAATTGGTATTAGGCAACTCGCTGTATGTGAATGCCTACCGTATTTCTTCATTAATTCCGGCCTCATTAAGTCTGATTTTGGCCGACAGATTGCCTTGGTCAACCGTCTTCATCATTACTTCCCTGTTTATGATCCCAGGTTTACTTGCGACCTTGTTCATAGCACGCGAGCCAGATCACTCAACTCTTGAAACCAAAGGCTTAAAAGAAACCGTTATCGAACCATTTCACGATTTCTTTACCCGCCAGAGTGTGAAGCAGGCTTTGACTATTTTGGCGTTCATCTTGCTGTATAAACTGGGCGACAGCATGGCAACTGCTTTGGCTCAACCGTTTTATCTCGATATGGGCTTCTCTAAAACCGATATTGGTCTGATTGGAAAAAACGCAGGTTTATGGCCGGCTGTAATTTTTGGCGTTATCGGCGGCATTTGGATCACCAAACTTGGGGTTAATCGTGCTCTGTGGTTATTCGGTTTGATACAGTGGGTCACCATTTTAGGCTTTGCATGGCTGGCAAGCTTCGGACATTTTGACCATGTCGGTGCATCGGAACGAATCTTTTTAGCGGTTGTAATTGCGGCTGAAGCAATCGGCGTCGGCTTAGGCACAACAGCGTTTGTCTCGTATATGGCGCAACAAGCCAATACGGCATTTACGGCAACGCAATTAGCCCTTTTTACAAGCCTATCTGCCGTACCGCGTACATTTATGAACGCAACGGCAGGCTATCTGATTGAAGCGATGGGTTACTTCAATTTCTACTGGCTGTGTTTTGCTTTGGGCATACCGGGCATGTTGCTGCTGTTTAAAGTGGCACCGTGGAATGGTCAAAAAGTGAGTAACTAG
- the ftnA gene encoding non-heme ferritin codes for MLSKSITAKLNEQINLELYSSNVYLQMSAWCHKHGYEGAAAFLLRHADEELEHMQKLFTYVSETSGMPLLGKIDAPKHDYASLKEVFETTLEHEKLVTSKINELVESTFAEKDYSTFNFLQWYVAEQHEEEKLFNSIVDKFKLLGESGTALYYIDRELKTL; via the coding sequence ATGCTAAGTAAGTCAATTACAGCAAAATTAAACGAACAAATTAATCTCGAGTTGTATTCATCAAATGTCTATTTGCAAATGAGTGCATGGTGCCATAAACATGGTTATGAAGGCGCTGCAGCATTTTTACTTCGTCATGCCGATGAAGAATTGGAACATATGCAAAAGTTGTTTACTTATGTGAGCGAAACCAGTGGAATGCCTTTGTTAGGTAAAATTGACGCCCCTAAACACGATTACGCTTCATTAAAAGAAGTTTTTGAAACAACACTTGAACACGAAAAACTAGTGACATCTAAAATTAATGAGTTAGTTGAGAGTACTTTTGCAGAAAAGGATTACTCTACTTTTAACTTCTTACAATGGTATGTAGCTGAACAGCATGAAGAAGAAAAATTATTTAACAGTATTGTTGATAAATTCAAACTTCTTGGTGAAAGTGGTACAGCGCTCTACTACATTGATCGTGAATTAAAAACTTTATAA
- the hpf gene encoding ribosome hibernation-promoting factor, HPF/YfiA family has translation MNLKITGLNFDVTEAIKNYVSDKLARINRHADNIISVTITLSVEKVNQKAEADAHLAGKDLHVEAIEQDMYAAIDVLMDKLDRAVLKHKEKSGDVRSTVKPEAE, from the coding sequence ATGAATCTGAAAATCACCGGTCTGAATTTTGATGTTACCGAAGCCATCAAAAACTATGTTTCCGACAAGTTGGCACGAATCAATCGCCACGCCGACAACATCATCTCTGTGACCATTACGCTCTCGGTGGAAAAAGTCAATCAAAAAGCCGAAGCCGATGCGCATCTGGCAGGCAAAGATTTGCACGTTGAAGCGATTGAGCAGGATATGTACGCCGCGATTGATGTTTTGATGGACAAGCTCGACCGCGCTGTTTTGAAACATAAAGAAAAAAGCGGCGATGTCCGCAGCACTGTCAAACCTGAAGCAGAATAA